GAATCCAACGGGTAGGAGTAACACTGTTTTCTGACGGTTCCGCCTACACTTTAGGGTTGGGTGACGGTTCATGGCCCGGTAGACTGTGCCTATGAGTGCAGTCACCGACCAGTCCCCGACAGAATCCACAGAGCCTCTTCCGGACCTGCCGTGGCCGCTTTTGCTGACCGTGGCAGCATTGGCCGATTCCCCCTTGACACAGATCGCGGAGCTGCTGCGTGATGCCACGCTCCCCTATCTGGCAAGCAGCGCGCTGGTCATCTTCACCGAAGACTGCACGGGGCGGCCCCAGAAGAAGTCGGGTGAGGAAACGATCATTTCCCGGGTTTCCATCGCCGAGCTTGACACGCTTCGCACTTCCCTTTCGGATGAGGCGCCCTGGTTCGGGGACGCCGAGCTCGCTGGCCAGCTACGCCCCGTGCTCGCCCTTAAACACGCCTCCAGCCAAGCCATTCTCGTCCTCACGGATCCTCGCCCGACTGTTTCAGGGCACGACGCCGGGCTGGACTTGGTGAAGTATCTGTGGCGCATTGCTGCCCGGCGGATCCAAGAGAAGGTGGCCGATGCGCCGCCGTCGTACCTGCTGGAATCGCGGGCGGCCTCTGCTGAACGGATCCGGGTGACGGCGGAACTGACCGACCTGCACTCCACGACCTTGGAGACACTTCTGGCAGCCCTGCGTTCATCCTCCTTGGAGGATGCAGCAGCCCGCACTACCGTCACGGACCTCGCTGCCAAGGCATTGGTGGGGCTGCGCACGCTCAGCGACCGCACGAGTGACCTGGTGAAAGAACCCGTCGCCACAGCCTTCGAACGTCTGCGGGAGGACCTGCGGCCGCTGACTCGCTTCAGCGGCATTGAGGTCGAGTTCATCGAACCACCGCTCAATGGAAGGGACCTGCCCGGCGAAGTGGCCCACGCGGCACGGGCCATCGTCCGCGGACTGCTGCTGGCCATGATGGAACAACCCAAAGTCAGCAGGGTGCGGACGCAGTGGGACTGCGACGGCGAAAACCTGCTGATCAACGTGCGCGACGACGGCGGCGGCGCACTCGCCCCCGACGCGCCGAGCATCGGTCGCCTGGATCGCCGTGTACAGGCCCTCGCCGGAAACCTGCAGATCGATGTAATGCCAGGCTGGGGGGCGGACGTTTTCGTCACGCTCCCCCTGGACCCGCCGGCACGCCCGGCCGGGGACGTCGCCGGATGGAAACTTGCCCCCCGAGAACTCGAAGTGCTGCAATATCTTGTCGCCGGGCAACGCAACCGCACCATCGCCTCAACTCTGGGAATCAGCGAGAATACTGTGAAGTTTCATGTACGGAACCTGTTCAAAAAGCTCGACGTCGGCTCCCGCACCGAGGCCATCGCACTGGCAAACAGCCACGGGCTCCGCTGACGGCGTAACGGCCTGGCGACCCCAAGCGAAGGCCATGAGCCCGCAACCGAAGATAGTCGGCCCCTGAGGGTGGCTGCCGTCCGCTTGTCAACTTCCTGGGCTGCGCCTAATGTCGGCACGGGGTGTAGCCGGAGTCCATGCCTTTGACGCCGGCCCCGGCCGCTATGCACGGA
This genomic stretch from Arthrobacter dokdonellae harbors:
- a CDS encoding helix-turn-helix transcriptional regulator, translating into MSAVTDQSPTESTEPLPDLPWPLLLTVAALADSPLTQIAELLRDATLPYLASSALVIFTEDCTGRPQKKSGEETIISRVSIAELDTLRTSLSDEAPWFGDAELAGQLRPVLALKHASSQAILVLTDPRPTVSGHDAGLDLVKYLWRIAARRIQEKVADAPPSYLLESRAASAERIRVTAELTDLHSTTLETLLAALRSSSLEDAAARTTVTDLAAKALVGLRTLSDRTSDLVKEPVATAFERLREDLRPLTRFSGIEVEFIEPPLNGRDLPGEVAHAARAIVRGLLLAMMEQPKVSRVRTQWDCDGENLLINVRDDGGGALAPDAPSIGRLDRRVQALAGNLQIDVMPGWGADVFVTLPLDPPARPAGDVAGWKLAPRELEVLQYLVAGQRNRTIASTLGISENTVKFHVRNLFKKLDVGSRTEAIALANSHGLR